The proteins below come from a single Tsuneonella deserti genomic window:
- a CDS encoding MFS transporter produces MDKPRLGFAHLCNISFGFFGIQIGFALQNSNMSRVFQTLGSSIDDLPALWVAAPLTGLIVQPIIGHLSDRTWNRLGRRRPYFLTGAVLSAMALFLMPLAPSVAAPLIFAATLLWLLDASLNISMEPFRAFVGDMLGTDQHAAGYAVQTAFIGAGAVVGSIFPFVLEHLGVANVAPTGSLPATVRWSFWVGGVALLAAVLWTVLTTKEYSPEELAAFDGEARPDTVQPLRALAAKGYASSFLWVVAGLAVALSVDALGLQKEIYLLGGLLALYGLLSAVAISMAKQGRAANMLSSIVGDFSGMPPVMKRLAVVQFFSWSALFIMWINTTPVVTQYVFGSTDPSSAAYNAGANWVNVLFTVYNGVAAVAALALLPWMSRRFGPVTTHSACLVLGAAGYAIFFFVRDAQALLVAEIGIGIAWASILAMPYAILASSLPQAKLGIYMGLFNVFIVIPQLLVATVMGSIMLAFFPGEPVWTMLFAAASWLVAATAMLRVRAALPGGAACV; encoded by the coding sequence ATGGACAAGCCGCGCCTCGGGTTTGCGCACCTGTGCAACATCAGCTTCGGCTTTTTCGGCATCCAGATCGGCTTCGCGCTACAGAATTCGAACATGAGCCGGGTGTTCCAGACGCTCGGCTCCTCGATAGACGACTTGCCCGCACTGTGGGTCGCCGCGCCGCTGACGGGGCTGATCGTCCAGCCCATTATCGGCCACCTTTCGGACCGCACCTGGAACCGGCTGGGCCGGCGGCGTCCGTATTTTCTCACCGGCGCGGTGCTCTCCGCGATGGCGCTTTTCCTGATGCCGCTGGCGCCTTCCGTGGCTGCGCCGTTGATTTTCGCTGCGACCCTGCTGTGGCTGCTGGATGCCTCGCTGAACATCTCGATGGAACCCTTCCGGGCGTTTGTGGGTGACATGCTGGGCACTGATCAGCATGCCGCCGGATACGCGGTACAGACCGCCTTCATTGGCGCGGGCGCGGTGGTGGGTTCCATCTTCCCGTTCGTGCTGGAACACCTAGGCGTCGCCAATGTCGCGCCCACGGGATCACTGCCTGCAACGGTGCGCTGGAGCTTCTGGGTTGGGGGGGTAGCACTGCTCGCGGCAGTGCTGTGGACCGTTCTCACCACAAAGGAATACAGCCCCGAGGAATTGGCAGCTTTCGACGGTGAGGCGAGGCCAGACACGGTCCAGCCGCTGCGCGCGCTCGCCGCCAAGGGCTACGCGAGCAGCTTCCTGTGGGTCGTCGCCGGGCTCGCGGTTGCCCTTTCGGTCGATGCGCTCGGCCTGCAGAAAGAGATCTATTTGCTCGGGGGTCTTCTCGCGCTCTACGGGCTTCTCAGCGCAGTCGCGATCTCGATGGCCAAGCAGGGGCGCGCGGCGAACATGCTGTCGAGTATCGTCGGCGACTTTTCCGGGATGCCGCCGGTGATGAAGCGGCTCGCAGTCGTCCAGTTCTTCAGCTGGAGCGCATTGTTCATCATGTGGATCAACACCACGCCGGTGGTGACGCAATACGTCTTCGGCAGCACCGACCCTTCGAGCGCCGCCTACAACGCGGGTGCCAACTGGGTGAATGTGCTGTTCACGGTCTACAACGGCGTTGCCGCGGTTGCCGCGCTTGCGCTGCTGCCTTGGATGAGCCGCCGGTTCGGGCCGGTAACCACTCACTCGGCCTGTCTGGTGCTCGGCGCTGCGGGCTACGCCATCTTCTTCTTCGTGCGCGACGCCCAGGCGCTGCTGGTGGCCGAAATCGGCATCGGCATCGCCTGGGCAAGCATCCTGGCGATGCCGTATGCGATCCTCGCTTCAAGCCTGCCGCAAGCCAAGCTCGGCATCTACATGGGGCTTTTCAACGTCTTCATCGTGATCCCGCAGCTCCTCGTGGCGACGGTGATGGGGTCGATCATGCTCGCATTCTTCCCGGGAGAGCCGGTGTGGACGATGCTGTTCGCTGCCGCTTCCTGGCTGGTCGCTGCGACGGCCATGCTGCGGGTGCGCGCCGCGCTCCCGGGGGGAGCGGCTTGTGTTTAA